Below is a window of Streptomyces genisteinicus DNA.
AGGCCATGTCCATCACCTGGGTGCCGGTCCAGGGGAAGGGGCTGATGGACTGGATGGTGCCGGAGCCGTCCTGGGCGACGCGGCGGATCCACTTCCGGCCGAACTCCCCGGCGAAGAAGTGGCCGTCGTAGCTCTGGGGGAACTTGACGGCCGAGGCCGAACCGGCGTCGTAGCGGTAGACGGGTCCGGCCATGGGCGACTCGGAACCGCCGCCGAACTCGGGCACCGAGTCGCCGTCGTAGGGCAGCCAGGCGGGCTGCGCGGGCGGCAGGTCGGTCAGGCCCGTGTTGCGCGGCGAGGTGTTGCGGGGCGCCGCGCAGTTGTAGCGGGCGCCGGAGGCGCCGGTGGCGAAGTCGTGGTCGTTGTAGGCGTCGTTGTCGCCGGTGCAGTAGGGCCAGCCGAAGTTGCCCGCCTTGGTGATGCGGTTGAACTCGACCTGTCCGGCCGGTCCGCGGGTGGCGCTCGCCGTGCCGGCGTCGGGGCCGTAGTCGCCGAGGTAGACGGTGCCGGTCTGCTTGTCGACGCTCATCCGGAAGGGGTTGCGGAAGCCCATGGCGTAGATCTCCGGGCGGGTCCTCGCCGTGCCCGGGGCGAAGAGGTTGCCCGCGGGCACCGTGTAGGAGCCGTCGGCGGCGACCTTGATGCGCAGCACCTTGCCGCGCAGGTCGTTGGTGTTGCCGCTGGAGCGCTGGGCGTCGAAGGCCGGGTTGCGCGAGGCGCGTTCGTCGAGCGGCGAGTAGCCGTCGGAGGCGAAGGGGTTGGTGTCGTCGCCGGTGCTCAGGTAGAGGTTCCCCTGGGCGTCGAAGTCGATGTCCCCTCCGACGTGGCAGCAGATGCCGCGGGAGGCGGGGACGTCGAGGACGGTCTTCTCGGTGGCGGTGTCCAGGGTGCCGTCGGTGCGCAGGGTGAAGCGGGAGAGCCGGTTGACGCCGTCGAAGGGGGCGAAGTCGGCCGCGGTGCCGTCACCGGGCGCGTCGCCGCCGGGGGTGGCGAGCTTGGGCGCGTAGTACAGGTACACGTGCCGGTTGGTGGTGAAGCCGGGGTCCACGCCGATGCCCTGGAGGCCCTCCTCGTCGTGGCTGTACACGTCGAGGCGGCCGGAGACCTTGGTGGTCCCGGCGGCGTCGGTGAGCCTGAGGGTGCCGTCGCGGGAGGTGTGCAGGACGGAGCGGTCGGGCAGGACGGCCATGGTCATGGGCTCGCCGGTCTCGGCGACGCCCTTGGCGAGGGTGACCTGCTGGAACTCCTCGGCGGCGGGGGCGGGGGCCGCCGCCGATGCCGAGGGGAGGGCGGGTGCCAGCAGGGCGGTGAGGAGTGCCAGGGCGGTGGCCCCGGCGGCTCTGCGGGCACGCGGGGATCTGTGGCGCACGGAAGTCTCCCAGGGGTGGGGGGTGCCGACGGGTCCACTGCGGATCCGCCGGGGAGAACTCGGGCGTGCGCCGTCACGCCGATGCGGGCCCGACGACGGTCAACGCGCCTGGCCCGCTTGGAAGTTAGCGCGCCGGAGCGCGCGGCGTAAGACCTTCGACACGGGAATCACCAACTTCTTCCATCGTCAGGACAAAGGTTTTCGGACACCCTGCGGCGGCGGACGCCGGCCGGGCAGCCGGGCGGCGCCCGACCGGCCCCGAACGCACCGACCGGCGCACCCGCCCCGGGGCGGTCGGCGACCGGAGGCGCGCGAACGGGCCCGGACGGCCGGCGCGGAGGAAGGGCGAGCGGCGGCCTGAAGGGCACGGCCGGGAGGGGACGGGGCGCGGTCAGGGAGCGGTCAGCGGTGGGCTCGTGGGGCCGGCGCCCCGCCGGGCGAGGCACGGCGCGCTGCACCGGGGGCGGGGGCGGCGTCGGGGGCAGGGGCAGGGGCGGAGTCGGGGGCGGGGGCGGCTCGGAAGGTGCGCCGGTACGTGTCCGGAGGCACGCCAACGGTGCGGTGGAAGTGACGGCGCAGCGTCGTGGCGGTGCCCATGCCGGTGGCCGTCGCGACGGCTTCCACGCTCTGCCCGGTGGTCTCCAGCAGCTCCTGCGCGCGGCGGATGCGCTGGGTCAGCAGCCACTGCAGGGGCGTGGTGCCGGTGGCGGCCCGGAAGTGCCGGCCGAGCGTGCGGGAGCTCATCTGGGCGCGGCGCGCGAGGTCCTCGACGCTCAGCGGCTGGTCGAGGCGGGCGAGCACCCAGGGGAGGAGCGCCGTCAGCGGGTGGGACTCGCGTGCGGGGACCGGGGTGGTGACGAACTGGGCCTGGCCGCCCGCCCGGTGGGGCGGGACCACCAGTCGGCGGGCGGCCGCGTTGGCGACCGACGAGCCGTGGTCGAGGCGGACCAGGTGGAGGCACAGGTCGAGCGCGGCGGCCTTCCCGGCCGAGGTGAGCACGGTGCCGTTGTCGACGTAGAGCACGTCCGGGTCGACCGTCACCCGGGGGTGACGGGCCGCCAGGACGTCGGTGTGGGCCCAGTGGGTGGTCGCCCGCAGGCCGTCGAGGAGACCTGCCGCGGCGAGGACGAACGCTCCGGTGCACAACGACGCCACCCGCGCGCCCGCCTGGTGGGCCGCGCGCACCGCGTCGACCAGCTCGGCCGGCGGGGGCCGGTCGACGTCGGCCCAGCCGGGCACGATCACGGTGTCCGCCTCCCGGAGCCGGTCCAGACCCGCGTCGGGTTCCAGGCCGAAGCGTCCGGCGCGCACGGCGCCCGGCCCGCACAGGACGACGTCGTACCAGGGCACGTCCACACCTGCCGGAGCCGCGCCGAACACCTCGTACGCCGCGGCCAGTTCGAAGTGGAGCATCCCGTCGGTGAGGGCCAGCGCGAGAACGGTCATGTCCGGAACTGTACGCGTCCTGTCGTTCCGGACACTCACGGGGTGCCGCCCCGCCCGGCCACGATGGTCACGACGGACCGGCGCGGCAGACGCGCCGGGTACGACAGGCGCGGCACGTACGCCGCGTACGGCCACGGACGGCCGGTCCACCCGACGGAAAGAGGAGCAGGTCATGGGCAGCACGCAGCAGACGGTCGCGGTGTTCGGGGCGTACGGGCACACCGGGCGGTTCGTGGTGGCGGAACTCCTGGACCGCGGATTCCGCCCGCTGCTGTCCGGCCGCGACGCGGACAGGCTGAAGGAGCTCGCGGAGGCCACCGGCGCGCAGCCGGACACCGTCCGGCCCGCCTCCGTCGACGACCCCGCCTCGCTGGACGCCGCCCTCACCGGCGCCGCGGCCGTCGTCAACTGCGCGGGCCCCTTCGCCACGACGGCGGCGCCGCTGATCGAGGCGGCACTGCGCGCGGGGATCCCCTACGTCGACGTGGCGGCCGAGATCGAGGCCAACGCGGACACGTTCGCGCACTTCGACGAGCGGGCCCGCGCGGCGGGTGTGGTGGTGGTGCCCGCGATGGCGTTCTTCGGCGGCCTCGGCGACCTGCTGGCGACGGCCGCCATGGGCGACTGGACGACCGCCGACGAGGTGCACGTCGCCTACGGTCTGAGCAGCTGGCACCCGACGGCGGGGACGCGGTCGGCGGGCGCGGTCTCCCGCGAGCGCCGCGGCGGCCGGGGGGTCCGCTGGACGGGCGGACGTCTCGAGTACGGGGACGCGGCCCCCGCGACCCGGGAGTGGACGTTCCCCGGCGAGGACACGCGCACCCTGCGCGAGATGACCATGGCCGATGTGGTGACCCTCCCCCGCCATCTCGACGTCCCGGAGGTGCGCACCTGGATGACCGCCGAGGCCGTCGGCGACCTGTCGGCCCCCGGCACCCCGGCGCCCGTGGCGGCCGACGAACGGGGGCGTTCGGCGCAGACGTTCACCGTGGACGTCGTGGTGCGGCGCGGCGGTGCCGAGCGGCGGGCGGTGGCGAGCGGCCGGGACATCTACGCGGTCAGCGCGCCGCTGGCGGTGGAGGCCGTGACACGTG
It encodes the following:
- a CDS encoding helix-turn-helix domain-containing protein, whose product is MTVLALALTDGMLHFELAAAYEVFGAAPAGVDVPWYDVVLCGPGAVRAGRFGLEPDAGLDRLREADTVIVPGWADVDRPPPAELVDAVRAAHQAGARVASLCTGAFVLAAAGLLDGLRATTHWAHTDVLAARHPRVTVDPDVLYVDNGTVLTSAGKAAALDLCLHLVRLDHGSSVANAAARRLVVPPHRAGGQAQFVTTPVPARESHPLTALLPWVLARLDQPLSVEDLARRAQMSSRTLGRHFRAATGTTPLQWLLTQRIRRAQELLETTGQSVEAVATATGMGTATTLRRHFHRTVGVPPDTYRRTFRAAPAPDSAPAPAPDAAPAPGAARRASPGGAPAPRAHR
- a CDS encoding saccharopine dehydrogenase family protein, with the protein product MGSTQQTVAVFGAYGHTGRFVVAELLDRGFRPLLSGRDADRLKELAEATGAQPDTVRPASVDDPASLDAALTGAAAVVNCAGPFATTAAPLIEAALRAGIPYVDVAAEIEANADTFAHFDERARAAGVVVVPAMAFFGGLGDLLATAAMGDWTTADEVHVAYGLSSWHPTAGTRSAGAVSRERRGGRGVRWTGGRLEYGDAAPATREWTFPGEDTRTLREMTMADVVTLPRHLDVPEVRTWMTAEAVGDLSAPGTPAPVAADERGRSAQTFTVDVVVRRGGAERRAVASGRDIYAVSAPLAVEAVTRVLAGGAGAAGVRTAGELFDAPAFLGALSAHLDTDLAGGGAGGV